A region of Etheostoma cragini isolate CJK2018 chromosome 2, CSU_Ecrag_1.0, whole genome shotgun sequence DNA encodes the following proteins:
- the polq gene encoding DNA polymerase theta isoform X2 yields the protein MSTSGPPLKKKSYMGQHQIKKKKSFQAPDDPPDGDRLLPKTHYPSGITNNSKDNLSDGGAMFPLGESTFALDEEMLQVLDAVDSVQPAARNACPTTVNRDAHPAASSAVFAFSGADRAPQSTGQGPRRDPSTQERVCGRSGDCKRPEWRAGCKDLAKRLLFSEDSEEVEHAQRGPSPPSACINGSSCQEIKNGQQVGSSTKQTLTPRRKSSPRSNNKRGSNKNADQPLDVSKEYILFSPTRLTAAIKRAKLQPSLQNQSASVLTVPTGLDLSTLSDTLPQPGIALCAPAGQAEKLLLCSWGLPKPVLERYQKHGVTHMFEWQAQCLTVGQVLQGGNLVYSAPTSAGKTLVSELLMLKRVLETKRKALFILPFVSVAKEKMHYLQSVFEEAGVRVGGYMGSTSAAGGFTALDVAVCTIEKANSLVNRLIEEDNMDLLGMVVVDELHMVGDSGRGYLLELLLTKIRYIAQKQNTTGSLSAGVQIIGMSATLPNLSLLAGWLGAELYQTDYRPVPLQEHLKVGCNIYDKSLSVVRQFTPALRVKGDDDHIVSLCYETVREGRSVLLFCPSKNWCEKLVDSIAREFYNLRRTDCHGEAEPQPVCLDREGLVDVVAQLRRTPAGLDPILQRTVPWGVAFHHAGLTFDERDVLEGAFRQGMVRVLAATSTLSSGVNLPARRVIIRTPTFNGHLLDPLTYKQMAGRAGRKGVDTIGESVLVCKEAERQKGISLLTGALQPISSCLVRREGEGVTTSMLRAILEIIVGGVASTPQDVRLYALCSLLAASMKCEGRQELNEETNKGAIEACVEWLMENEFISIQKDGQEERYCPTQLGAATMSSSLSPPEAVGIFADLQRAMKGFVLENDMHILYLITPLYAEWTTIDWYQFFCLWEQLSSSMKRVAELVGVQEGFLARSVSGKLVAKTEKQRRQMAIHKRFFTTLVLQDLVNEVPLGTVASKYNCNRGQLQSLQQSASTYAGMVTVFCKRLGWHNMELLLSQYQTRLSFGVQRELVDLVRVSLLNATRARALYAQGLCTVAELARATVADVEKALRNAVPFKSSKRAVDESEVEAAERRSLRCVWVTGGRALTEQEAAVEIVSEARLLLRKDLAQLGVQWDSTTLPGAPAVNDPDETSSASYLSSHEAQVENKKNHQEDRVKKSDSRDSDRHGGVNKEEYKCGKGISEMKMQKAQGEANREQGKSKSEDTVVDRKLDRTGLEVKPTDNKVQVERSKETKNNEPNKKLLMTNDTEDPGEKQERQKHTRSKQGSEDGKKAEPKEGGTSKGVASIRPESHQANGPVPERSLTQELVEVISSPLLQPMPHPQPSPSPRPPPRFRAPISRVEVHHGVPTRTSKGDVASPVHPGRLKHSKALSKVLHSIQTDKSLQDNVETAQTSKPLVVSTVQNVAPAGQVSTTVQAPSTVLKNSTNAGMLDSPLTVSSASIPLFSPEAKRRKMDCGEVDTFSSPELYAGDERDKEAEGDVKNREESFGDSFELDTQTERIIVQQACQHRDGNGRGTNPSLETEKIREEEMVEAAVEIIKDINKGSNCLKETDNACPRFNISLTNSQMELILNTSHQISPGLGNDNVIEDKDESGDEDTNGAASESVNRSSSFLFDSLYDSSLLAGLSPHQVLDQSDEQEPVDQEIRDPLPSTQERRRSELLANQEAEKQEAVQWGESSFNLSEWGDSLLVGEHFLERQSLLKHTEKTQEARKPNADRVVPEEQLSEPQPKPSQIQPQPTTTTTNPNEHDRDKASNNQGHTHTMKQHSNGHDNKPVGRQEAMNEEGENGKQLETKVKKEEINSLKSDNAVFKHHQVQNAPESSFYCSPGLQEIFDRWPSMSDQPWQNTTTSQTATHLLINDANTAEVQDLPQPSLQLDRKVGKTNVQTVAAKSDSREEQPSRPDSGNIMERPGSAGDLIPPTQETPPVTPRVKLTTSSVQSPLIAKPLNQSTPSALLPRKPAITKCPKSRSGNRNHILEAVADTEQPTSTSDRSHQQQLVQKPKTVPHLSSKTKPLLHTDQNLSTPPDRASPSAPGPRLPSDAESPVTDEGFILQLSQDAPLCSSNSGAFSIIDVASDRRLFNTFINEWKTKERFSVALACEKREHKPQPDEEIGGKHKRASATNQELHRANGFPVRDSDGLVLIGLSVCWGARDAYYISLQQEQSKGLSSSLAPPPLDDNLPVSERLRLVKTCLSRPAAGHRGGVVVTYDIIQVYKMLVLSCSISLEGNCEDPKVACWLVDPGSEERTLPNMVTVYCPEELPLLDGLGNALAHCPRVRAATKSVLIHSVMNHLTGLLEKDGMLDLFRSNEMPSQVSLAVLELNGVGFSVEECERQKHVMQAKLTALESQAYNLAGHSFSLTSIDDIAQVLFLELHLPPNGDVGGLKSKKTLGYTRRGGGRVRLGKQFSTTKREKQYHTTLAMDRIYPIAQTHTATGRVSFTEPNIQNVPKDFEIYMPTVVGESPPSQNYCSTTTKTRKKRRSGVPSTAAGRAEQGPAFSISMRHAFVPFSGGMILAADYSQLELRVLAHLSKDQRLLQVLNGGADVFRCIAAEWKSVDPESVNDSLRQQAKQICYGIIYGMGAKSLGEQMGVEENDAACYIESFKARYKGINSFLRETVKNCVKNGYVQTLMGRRRYLPGITNVNTHTKGHAERQAVNTTVQGSAADIVKLATVNIQKQLRKTYPSAPLSHKHTHPGSNYRRVGTSQLRGAYFILQLHDELIYETTEEDLIQVAQIVKREMESAVKLYVKLKAKVKVGPSWGNLQDLDI from the exons ATGAGCACTTCGGGTCCTCCCCTGAAAAAGAAGAGCTACATGGGGCAGCACcagataaagaagaagaaaag TTTCCAGGCTCCTGATGACCCCCCAGACGGAGACAGACTGTTGCCAAAAACCCATTACCCATCAGGCATAACAAACAATAGCAAAGACAACCTCTCG GATGGAGGAGCAATGTTTCCACTGGGAGAATCCACATTCGCTCTTGATGAAGAGATGCTGCAGGTGCTGGATGCTGTAGACTCTGTGCAGCCTGCAGCTAGAAATGCTTGTCCAACAACAGTAAACAGGGATGCACACCCAGCAGCATCATCAGCTGTTTTTGCCTTCTCAGGAGCTGACAGAGCTCCTCAGTCCACAGGCCAAGGACCCCGCAGAGACCCCAGCACCCAGGAGAGAGTCTGTGGGCGTAGTGGGGATTGTAAGAGACCAGAATGGAGAGCTGGGTGCAAAGACCTTGCAAAAAGGCTTCTCTTCAGTGAGGACTCTGAGGAAGTGGAGCATGCTCAGAGGGGCCCATCACCACCTTCTGCCTGCATCAATGGGTCATCCtgtcaagaaataaaaaatggtcAGCAAGTAGGCAGCTCCACCAA ACAGACACTTACACCCAGAAGAAAAAGCTCTCCTCGTAGCAACAACAAAAGGGGGTCAAATAAAAATGCTGATCAACCTCTGGATGTATCCAAGGAATACATCTTGTTCAGCCCAACCCGTCTCACAGCTGCCATAAAGAGAGCTAAACTCCAGCCGTCATTACAGAATCAGTCTGCCTCGGTGCTCACAGTTCCCACTGGCTTAGACCTTAGCACTCTCAGTGACACTTTACCTCAGCCAG GCATTGCCTTGTGTGCCCCTGCGGGGCAAGCCGAAAAGCTGCTGTTATGCAGTTGGGGCTTACCTAAACCTGTCCTGGAGCGCTACCAGAAACACGGCGTGACTCACATGTTCGAATGGCAGGCTCAGTGCCTCACTGTTGGACAGGTGCTGCAGGGAGGTAACCTGGTGTACTCAG CCCCCACCAGTGCTGGAAAAACTCTGGTGTCAGAGCTGCTGATGTTGAAGCGTGTGTTGGAGACTAAAAGAAAAGCTCTCTTCATTCTGCCATTTGTCTCTGTGGCTAAAGAGAAGATGCACTACCTTCAG AGTGTATTTGAAGAGGCAGGAGTTCGTGTGGGTGGATATATGGGCAGCACCTCAGCTGCTGGAGGGTTCACAGCACTGGATGTGGCTGTTTGCACCATAGAAAAAGCCAATTCTCTTGTTAACAGACTCATTGAAGAGGACAACATGGATCTACTAG GTATGGTAGTGGTGGATGAGTTGCATATGGTTGGAGATTCTGGAAGAGGATACCTACTAGAACTGCTCTTAACCAAAATCCGCTACATTGCACAGAAGCAGAACACCACTGG GTCTCTTTCTGCGGGTGTACAGATCATAGGCATGAGCGCCACCTTGCCTAACCTCTCCCTCCTGGCTGGCTGGTTAGGTGCAGAGCTTTACCAGACAGACTACAGACCCGTACCCTTGCAGGAGCATCTCAAGGTGGGCTGCAATATTTACGACAAGAGCCTCTCTGTGGTCCGGCAGTTCACCCCTGCACTCCGAGTTAAG GGGGATGACGACCACATAGTGAGCTTGTGCTATGAGACTGTGAGAGAGGGCCgctctgtgttgctgttctGCCCCTCGAAGAACTGGTGTGAGAAACTGGTAGACAGCATCGCCAGAGAATTCTACAACCTCAGACGTACAG ATTGTCATGGCGAAGCAGAGCCACAGCCGGTGTGTCTGGACCGGGAGGGATTAGTGGACGTTGTAGCCCAGTTGAGACGTACTCCAGCTGGTTTAGACCCTATCCTCCAGAGAACTGTGCCATGGGGGGTGGCCTTCCACCATGCCG GTCTGACATTTGATGAGCGTGATGTATTAGAGGGAGCTTTTCGTCAGGGCATGGTCAGAGTCCTGGCCGCCACCTCTACCCTCTCCTCAGGGGTTAATCTCCCAGCTCGCAGGGTCATCATTAGAACCCCTACCTTCAATGGACACTTGTTGGACCCACTAACGTACAAACAGATGGCTGGACGAGCGGGCAGAAAAGGAGTGGACACTATAG GTGAGAGTGTGCTGGTGTGTAAGGAGGCAGAGCGTCAGAAAGGTATTAGTCTCCTTACTGGAGCTCTTCAGCCAATAAGCAGCTGCCTGGTGAGAAGGGAGGGCGAAGGCGTCACCACCAGCATGCTGCGAGCAATCCTCGAG ATCATTGTCGGAGGTGTGGCCAGCACTCCACAGGATGTGAGGTTGTACGCTTTGTGCTCACTACTGGCTGCCAGCATGAAATGTGAAGGCAGACAAGAATTAAATGAAGAGACCAACAAAGGAGCTATTGAGGCCTGTGTTGAATGGCTGATGGAGAACGAATTTATCAGTATCCAGAAGGATGGACAAG AGGAGCGGTACTGTCCGACTCAACTTGGTGCTGCCACCatgtcctcctccctctcccctcctgAGGCTGTGGGAATATTTGCAGATCTCCAGCGGGCCATGAAGGGCTTTGTACTGGAAAATGACATGCACATTCTTTATCTG ATCACCCCGTTGTATGCAGAATGGACTACCATAGATTGGTATCAGTTCTTCTGTCTGTGGGAACAGCTCTCGTCATCGATGAAGAGAGTAGCAGAGCTTGTGGGCGTCCAGGAAGGTTTTCTTGCACGATCTGTCAGTGGCAAACTTGTCGCCAAGACAGAGAAGCAACGTAGACAAATGGCTATTCATAAACG GTTTTTCACCACCCTTGTGCTGCAGGATCTGGTGAATGAGGTGCCTTTGGGAACAGTTGCCTCCAAATACAACTGCAATCGTGGGCAGTTACAGTCTCTCCAGCAGTCTGCTTCTACATATGCTG GTATGGTAACCGTGTTCTGCAAGCGTCTGGGCTGGCACAACATGGAGCTGCTGTTGTCCCAGTACCAGACCAGGCTGAGCTTTGGAGTCCAGAGGGAGCTTGTCGACCTTGTCAGAGTTTCCCTCCTGAACGCAACACGAGCCAGAGCGCTGTACGCACAAGGCCTCTGTACTGTTGCTGAACTAGCCAGGGCTACTGTAGCTGATGTGGAGAAAGCCCTGAGGAATGCTGTCCCATTTAAGAG CTCTAAGCGTGCAGTGGATGAGAGTGAGGTGGAGGCAGCCGAGAGACGCAGCCTTCGCTGCGTCTGGGTCACTGGTGGTCGGGCCCTGACGGAGCAGGAGGCTGCTGTTGAGATAGTGTCTGAGGCAAGGCTCCTCCTTCGGAAAGACCTAGCCCAGTTAGGTGTTCAGTGGGACTCGACAACACTTCCTGGGGCTCCTGCTGTAAACGACCCAGATGAAACCTCATCTGCCTCATATCTCAGCTCACATGAAGCACAGGTCgaaaacaagaaaaatcacCAGGAAGACAGGGTCAAGAAAAGTGACAGTAGAGACAGTGACAGACATGGAGGGGTGAATAAGGAAGAATATAAATGCGGGAAAGGTATCTCTGAAATGAAAATGCAGAAAGCACAAGGAGAAGCCAACCGAGAGCAAGGGAAGTCCAAGTCTGAAGACACGGTGGTAGACAGAAAATTAGACAGGACAGGGCTAGAAGTCAAACCAACAGATAATAAAGTTCAAGTGgaaagaagcaaagaaacaaaaaacaacgagccaaataaaaaattattgaTGACAAATGACACAGAAGATCCAggtgaaaaacaagaaagacaaaagCACACAAGGTCAAAGCAAGGATCGGAAGATGGCAAGAAAGCCGAGCCAAAAGAAGGGGGGACGAGTAAAGGGGTTGCCTCAATCAGACCAGAGAGTCATCAAGCAAATGGTCCTGTTCCTGAAAGGAGCCTGACACAGGAATTGGTTGAAGTCATATCCAGTCCTCTGCTTCAACCAATGCCACATCCTCAGCCCTCtccttccccgaggcctcctccgcGGTTCAGAGCACCAATATCCCGAGTAGAAGTACACCACGGTGTTCCTACAAGGACATCTAAAGGAGATGTTGCCTCACCTGTGCATCCAGGTAGACTGAAGCACTCGAAAGCCTTAAGCAAAGTCCTCCACTCTATACAAACTGACAAAAGCCTACAAGATAATGTAGAGACTGCACAGACATCAAAACCTTTGGTGGTTTCTACAGTCCAAAATGTAGCGCCTGCAGGCCAGGTGTCTACAACTGTTCAAGCTCCCAGTACCGTGCTTAAAAACTCTACTAATGCAGGTATGTTAGACTCTCCCCTGACTGTTTCCTCTGCCTCCATTCCCTTATTCTCTCCTGAGGCCAAGCGACGAAAAATGGACTGCGGAGAGGTAGATACGTTTTCATCTCCCGAGCTGTACGCTGGAGATGAGCGAGATAAAGAAGCAGAGGGAGATgttaaaaacagagaagagagtTTCGGTGACAGCTTTGAATTGGACACCCAGACCGAACGAATCATTGTTCAACAGGCATGCCAACACAGAGATGGGAATGGTCGAGGTACAAATCCATCGTTAGAAACGGAGAAGATAAGAGAGGAGGAAATGGTAGAAGCAGCTGTAGAGATCATTAAGGACATAAATAAAGGAAGTAACTGTCTTAAAGAAACTGACAATGCATGTCCCAGATTTAACATTTCTCTCACAAATAGCCAGATGGAGCTCATCCTTAACACCAGCCACCAG ATTTCTCCTGGTCTAGGCAATGATAATGTGATTGAAGATAAAGATGAAAGTGGTGATGAGGATACCAATGGGGCTGCCTCTGAGAGTGTTAACAGAAGCAGTAGCTTCCTGTTTGACAGCCTGTACGACAGCTCTCTACTGGCTGGTCTGAGCCCACACCAGGTCCTCGACCAGTCAGATGAACAGGAGCCTGTTGACCAAGAGATCAGAGACCCTCTTCCGTCGACCCAGGAGCGAAGACGCAGTGAGCTTCTCGCCAATCAGGAGGCGGAAAAGCAGGAGGCAGTCCAATGGGGCGAGTCCTCCTTCAACCTGTCAGAGTGGGGAGACTCGCTGCTGGTGGGCGAACACTTTCTGGAAAGGCAGAGCTtgctcaaacacacagagaaaactcAAGAAGCAAGGAAACCCAACGCAGACCGTGTTGTGCCTGAGGAACAGCTGTCAGAACCTCAACCTAAACCCAGTCAGATACAGCCACAACCCACCACTACTACCACAAATCCAAATGAGCATGACAGGGATAAAGCAAGTAATAATCAAggccatacacacacaatgaaacagCATAGTAACGGACATGACAATAAACCAGTTGGGAGACAGGAAGCTATGAATGAAGAGGGTGAAAATGGGAAGCAATTAGagacaaaagtaaagaaagaggaaattaaTTCTTTAAAGTCAGATAATGCCGTTTTTAAACACCATCAAGTCCAAAATGCACCTGAAAGCTCTTTTTATTGCAGCCCTGGTTTGCAAGAGATTTTTGACCGCTGGCCTAGCATGTCTGACCAGCCCTGGCAAAACACCACAACAAGCCAAACAGCCACTCATTTACTCATTAATGATGCAAATACAGCAGAAGTTCAAGATCTACCTCAGCCCTCATTGCAGTTGGACAGAAAAGTTGGAAAGACAAATGTGCAGACTGTTGCTGCTAAGAGTGATTCTCGAGAGGAACAACCATCAAGACCTGACAGTGGGAATATAATGGAGAGACCAGGCTCTGCTGGTGATCTTATTCCCCCAACTCAGGAAACGCCACCTGTCACACCCAGAGTAAAACTGACGACCTCTTCTGTCCAGTCACCTCTCATTGCTAAGCCACTCAACCAATCGACTCCTTCAGCCCTCCTGCCACGGAAACCCGCAATCACAAAATGTCCTAAATCTCGTTCAGGAAACCGTAATCATATATTAGAAGCGGTTGCTGACACTGAACAGCCTACCTCTACATCAGATCGCAGCCACCAACAGCAGCTGGTACAGAAACCAAAGACTGTTCCACACTTAagttcaaaaacaaaacccctGCTACACACCGACCAGAATCTTAGCACTCCCCCAGACCGTGCCTCTCCCTCTGCCCCCGGGCCCAGGCTCCCCTCGGATGCAGAATCACCTGTGACTGATGAGGGCTTCATTCTTCAGCTGTCCCAGGATGCACCACTCTGTTCCAGCAACTCAGGGGCCTTCTCCATCATAGACGTGGCAAGTGACAGGCGCCTCTTCAACACTTTCATTAATGAGTGGAAAACGAAGGAGCGGTTCTCTGTGGCTTTAGCCTGTGAAAAGAGGGAGCACAAACCCCAGCCTGATGAGGAAATAGGAGGGAAACATAAAAGAG CGTCAGCAACTAATCAGGAGCTCCACAGGGCCAATGGTTTTCCAGTAAGAGACAGTGATGGACTGGTGTTGATTGGCCTGTCGGTCTGCTGGGGAGCAAGAGATGCATACTACATTTCTCTGCAGCAAGAGCAGAGCAAAG GTTTGAGCTCCAGTCTGGCCCCGCCTCCACTGGATGATAATTTGCCAGTAAGTGAGAGGCTGCGGCTGGTGAAGACCTGTCTGAGCAGACCAGCGGCTGGTCATAGAGGAGGTGTGGTTGTCACGTATGACATCATACAGGTGTACAAGATGCTAGTCCTAAGCTGTAGCATCAGCTTGGAGGGAAACTGTGAAGATCCCAAG GTTGCGTGCTGGCTTGTGGACCCAGGCAGTGAGGAACGGACTCTACCCAACATGGTGACTGTCTACTGTCCCGAAGAGTTACCTCTGCTGGATGGACTTGGGAACGCACTTGCACACTGTCCTCGTGTTAGGGCAGCGACCAAGAGCGTGCTCATACACTCTGTCATGAACCATCTCACTGGCCTGTTAGAGAAGGACGGCATGCTTG aCTTATTCAGGAGCAATGAGATGCCCTCCCAGGTGTCTTTGGCTGTGTTGGAGTTAAATGGAGTGGGCTTCAGCGTTGAAGAgtgtgaaagacaaaaacatgtgaTGCAAGCCAAACTCACCGCGCTGGAGTCCCAGGCTTACAACCTGGCCGGGCACAGCTTCTCTCTCACCAGCATCGACGACATCGCACAG GTGTTGTTTTTAGAGCTACACCTGCCTCCAAACGGTGACGTGGGCGGATTGAAAAGTAAGAAGACCCTTGGCTACACCAGGAGAGGTGGCGGCAGAGTACGACTTGGAAAGCAGTTCAGCACCACCAAG AGGGAGAAGCAATACCACACCACACTGGCCATGGACAGAATATACCCCAtcgctcagacacacacagccacag GTAGAGTGAGCTTCACTGAGCCCAACATACAGAATGTCCCCAAAGACTTTGAGATTTACATGCCCACGGTGGTGGGGGAGAGCCCACCTTCACAAAACTACTGCAGCACAACCACCAAAACAAG AAAAAAGAGACGTTCTGGGGTGCCTTCAACTGCAGCTGGCCGAGCGGAACAAGGCCCGGCCTTCTCTATCAGCATGAGACATgcctttgtccctttttcag GTGGGATGATATTGGCAGCTGATTATTCTCAGCTGGAGTTGAGAGTGTTGGCTCACCTCTCCAAGGACCAACGCCTTCTGCAG GTGCTGAATGGAGGAGCAGATGTGTTCCGCTGCATCGCAGCTGAGTGGAAAAGCGTCGACCCAGAGTCTGTGAACGACAGCCTCAGACAACAGGCGAAACAG aTTTGTTATGGCATTATCTATGGGATGGGAGCTAAGTCTTTGGGGGAGCAAATGGGTGTGGAGGAGAATGACGCGGCCTGCTACATAGAGAGTTTCAAGGCCAGATACAAAG GAATCAATAGTTTTCTGAGAGAAACCGTGAAGAACTGTGTAAAGAACGGCTATGTTCAGACTCTGATGGGCCGTAGGAGATACCTACCTGGGATCACTAATGTCAATACGCACACCAAAGGCCAT GCAGAGCGTCAGGCagtgaacacaactgtacaggGTTCAGCAGCAGACATTGTTAAACTTGCCACCGTAAACATCCAGAAACAGTTACGAAAAACATATCCTTCAGCTCCACTCtctcacaagcacacacacccaG GCAGCAATTACCGCAGGGTTGGGACGTCTCAACTCAGAGGGGCCTACTTCATCCTGCAGCTGCATGATGAGCTCATCTATGAAACCACAGAGGAAGACCTCATACAG GTTGCTCAGATTGTCAAGAGGGAGATGGAGTCAGCAGTAAAACTGTATGTAAAGCTTAAGGCCAAAGTTAAGGTGGGACCCAGCTGGGGCAACTTGCAGGACCTAGATATATAA